The proteins below come from a single Melospiza georgiana isolate bMelGeo1 chromosome 4, bMelGeo1.pri, whole genome shotgun sequence genomic window:
- the LOC131083137 gene encoding patatin-like phospholipase domain-containing protein 2, with translation MLDREGGWSVSFAGCGFLGVYHIGAATCLQERAPHVIRDARHIYGASAGALAGAVLVGGGSLAQACADVLALAKEARKRNLGPLHPSFNVIKIIRDGLMRNLPENTHQLSSGRLCISLTRVSDGKNALISNFNSKEEVIQALICSSFVPIYCGLIPPSFRGVRYVDGGISDNLPHYECKNTITVSPFAGECDICPKGKSANFHEMNVTNTSIQFSLGNLYRLTQALFPPEPKVLGEICEQGYLDALKFLKENGILNDSIYIHLSFTKKNPHEAAQQHLDHVKRRKLTENNGVETLKMTSLNDQLKQNPWPLEKSIFESLPPRLRKALQEACKEQNGFCAQFSKLFPMRVISYLMLPYTLPVESAYSVALRLVNWFPDMPADVRWMQEQLFRIAATVYAQAKSKLFCTARKDNYASLRKCQTVPSTVEFRSSYCHLKMPHSAAHIESWLWESSCFMQSAMKNAPADIQDQSDLKSYPNFLPNPDESALEIDVDSSSETSFQTAPEY, from the exons ATGCTGGACCGTGAGGGCGGCTGGAGCGTGTCCTTCGCCGGCTGCGGCTTCCTGGGCGTCTACCACATCGGCGCCGCCACCTGCCTGCAGGAGCGCGCCCCGCACGTCATCCGCGACGCGCGGCACATCTACGGCGCCAGCGCCGGGGCGCTCGCCGGCGCCGTCCTCGTCGGAGGCGGCTCTCTGG ctcAGGCTTGTGCAGATGTTCTGGCATTAGCCAAAGAAGCTAGAAAGCGAAATCTGGGTCCTCTTCATCCTTCCTTTAATGTGATAAAGATAATAAGAGATGGGCTGATGAGAAATCTTCCAGAAAACACGCACCAGTTGTCATCAGGCAGACTGTGTATTTCACTAACCAGAGTATCAGATGGCAAGAATGCCTTGATATCTAATTTTAACTCTAAAGAAGAAGTTATACAG GCTTTAATCTGTAGTTCATTTGTCCCTATTTATTGTGGTCTCATTCCACCATCGTTTAGAGGTGTG CGCTACGTGGACGGCGGAATCAGTGACAACTTGCCTCACTATGAGTGTAAGAACACCATCACAGTGTCCCCTTTTGCTGGGGAGTGTGACATCTGTCCCAAGGGCAAGTCAGCCAACTTCCATGAGATGAACGTGACCAACACCAGCATCCAGTTCAGCCTGGGCAACCTTTACCGCTTAACACAGGCACTCTTTCCACCTGAGCCCAAG GTGCTCGGAGAGATCTGTGAGCAGGGATATTTGGATGCTCTTAAATTCTTGAAGGAGAATG GTATTCTGAATGACTCAATTTATATCCACTTGtccttcacaaaaaaaaacccccatgagGCTGCACAACAACACCTTGACCAtgtgaagagaagaaaattgaCAGAAAATAACGGAGTAGAAACTTTGAAAATGACCAGCTTAAACGACCAGCTAAAGCAAAACCCATGGCCTTTAGAGAAGAGCATATTTGAGAGTCTACCTCCCAGACTTCGTAAAG CACTTCAGGAAGCTTGTAAAGAACAGAATGGGTTCTGTGCTCAGTTCTCTAAGCTGTTCCCCATGCGGGTGATATCCTACCTGATGCTGCCCTACACGCTCCCAGTGGAGTCTGCTTACTCGGTCGCTTTACG GTTGGTGAACTGGTTTCCTGACATGCCCGCTGACGTTCGAtggatgcaggagcagcttttTCGGATTGCTGCCACAGTTTATGCCCAGGCTAAAAGCAAGCTGTTCTGTACAGCCAG gaaagaCAATTATGCATCACTAAGAAAATGTCAGACTGTCCCATCTACTGTGGAATTTCGTTCTTCATACTGCCACCTTAAAATGCCTCACTCTGCTGCACACATTGAGAGCTGGCTGTGGGAATCTTCATGCTTCATGCAGTCAGCTATGAAAAATGCTCCTGCTGATATCCAGGATCAGTCTGACTTAAAGTCCTATCCTAATTTCCTCCCAAATCCTGATGAATCTGCATTGGAAATAGATGTTGACTCTTCCTCAGAGACAAGTTTCCAAACTGCTCCAGAGTATTAA
- the SAMM50 gene encoding sorting and assembly machinery component 50 homolog, whose translation MGTVHARSLEPLPMAGPDFGSLGEEAELVEVEPESKQEILENKDVVVQHVHFEGLGRTKDDIIMYEICDVFKAKNLIDVMRKSHEAREKLLRLGIFRQVDVLIDTCQGDDALPNGLDVTFEVTELRRLTGSYNTMVGNNEGSMVLGLKFPNLLGRAEKVTFQFSYGTKETSYGLSFFKPRPGNFEKNFSANVYKVTGQFPWSSLRETDRGISTEYNFPIWKTNHTVKWEVVWRELGCLARTASFSVREESGHSLKSSLSHAMVIDSRNSTILPKRGALLKINQELAGYTGGDVSFLKEDFEFQLNKQLLWDSVVSASLWGGMLVPIGDKPSSIADRFYLGGPTSVRGFSMYSIGPQSEGDYLGGEAYWAGGLHLYTPLPFRPGRGGFGDLFRTHFFLNAGNLCNLNYGDGPRAHLQRLAECIRWSYGLGIVLRLGNIARLELNYCFPMGVQPGDRICDGVQFGAGIRFL comes from the exons atgggCACCGTGCACGCCCGG AGTTTGGAGCCTCTTCCAATGGCTGGGCCAGACTTTGGTTCCTTGGGAGAGGAAGCTGAACTGGTTGAAGTTGAACCTGAGAGCAAGCAGGAAATTCTTGAAAACAAAGAT GTGGTGGTTCAGCATGTGCACTTCGAAGGACTTGGAAGGACCAAAGATGACATCATCATGTATGAAATCTGTGATGTTTTCAAGGCAAAAAATCTCATTGAT GTGATGAGGAAATCACATGAAGCTCGTGAGAAGTTGCTTCGTCTTGGAATCTTTAGACAGGTGGATGTTCTGATTGATACCTGCCAAG gAGATGATGCCCTTCCAAATGGTTTAGATGTGACGTTTGAGGTAACCGAACTGAGAAGGTTAACTGGGAGCTATAACACCATGGTTGGCAACAATGAAGGCAGCATG gTACTTGGGCTGAAGTTCCCAAATCTCCTTGGACGTGCAGAAAAGGTGACCTTCCAGTTCTCCTATGGAACAAAAGAGACTTCATACGGCCTGTCCTTCTTCAAACCACGGCCTGGAAACTTTGAGAAAAA TTTTTCAGCTAATGTATACAAAGTAACTGGACAGTTCCCTTGGAGCTCTCTTCGAGAAACAGACAGAGGAATATCAACAGAATATAAT TTTCCCATCTGGAAGACCAATCACACAGTGAAGTGGGAAGTTGTGTGGAGAGAGCTTGGCTGCCTTGCTAGAACAGCATCCTTTTCTGTTCGAGAGGAAAGTGGGCACTCTCTAAAATCTTCTCTCTCT caTGCCATGGTAATTGATTCCCGGAACTCCACAATCTTGCCAAAACGAGGTGCTTTGCTGAAAATTAATCAG GAATTGGCTGGCTATACAGGTGGAGATGTGAGCTTTCTGAAAGAGGACTTTGAATTTCAGTTGAATAAGCAACTTCTCTGGGATTCG GTTGTTTCAGCATCATTATGGGGTGGAATGCTGGTACCTATTGGAGACAAGCCATCCAGCATAGCTGACAG GTTTTACCTTGGTGGACCAACAAGTGTGCGTGGATTCAGTATGTACAGCATTGGACCCCAGAGTGAAG GCGATTATTTGGGAGGAGAAGCCTACTGGGCTGGAGGGTTGCATCTCTACACCCCTCTCCCTTTCCGGCCTGGCCGTGGAGGGTTTGGAGACCTTTTCCGAACACATTTCTTCCTTAATGCTGGAAATCTCTGCAATCTCAACTATG GTGACGGTCCCAGGGCACACCTGCAGAGGCTGGCAGAGTGCATCCGCTGGTCCTACGGCTTGGGAATAGTGCTGCGCCTGGGAAACATCGCCAGGCTCGAGCTCAACTACTGCTTCCCCATGGGAGTACAGCCTGGAGACAG gaTATGTGATGGTGTTCAGTTTGGAGCAGGAATAAGATTTCTATAA